DNA from Amorphoplanes friuliensis DSM 7358:
GGCGAACAGCAGCGTCGCGGCGTTGACCGGCAGCGTCCGCAGGCGGCTGACCACGCCGTTCTGCATGTCGCGGACCAGGCCGATACCGGAGGCGACCGCCGGGCCGATGCCGGTGGTCACCAGCAGAGCGGGCAGCAGGAAGTCGATGTAGGGCAGGTCGCCCGGGAGGTGGCTGCGGTCCACGATGACCCCGAAGACCTGGCTGAGCAGCAACAGCATGAAAACCGGCTGCAACAGGTTGAGCACCAGGGCGCGCGGGTTGGCCAGCTGCGCCCGGACGGCCCGCGAGGTCAGGATCAGCAGCTGCGTGGGGGGTGCCACGCCGGTCCAGCGGGCGGGGAACGGGTCCGTCACCGGGGGTGCGGCAGCCTCGGCCTGGGCGGTCATGGTGCTCCTTCGTCGTACCGGTGCTGCATCCCGGAGAGCGCGGTGAGCAGGCCGGTCGCGGTGAGCCGCCGGGCCGGGTGGCCCGCGCGGGAGGCGGGGATCGGCATCGCGCCGGTGTCGGACCAGAGCAGCCGGCCGTGGTCGTCGACGTAGCTGCGGGACCGGCCGGCGTTGTCGGGGTGCAGGCAGAACGGCACGTCGAGCAGCCCGCGGGCGAACGCCGCGATCAGCGCGTCACCGACGTCGTGGTCCAGGCTCAGCACGGCCTCGACCAGCGCGAGCGCCTCCTCGTAGACCTCGGCGCCGTCCTGATCGGGCAGCCGCCGGACGCCGGCGGCCCGGTCCGCCGCCAGTTCCAGGGCCTCGACGTTGTCCGCGATGGTCGGGATGCGGTGCGCCTCCGCGGCGGTCTTCACGATGAGCCGGGCGGCGCCCGCGGTGACCGCGAGCTCGGCGGCGGCACCGAGCAGGCGCAGCGCGCCGCCGTGCGTCCGGGGATAGACCCCCATGTACGCGTAGAGCACGATGTGCCACTCGACCCCGGGCAGCAGGTCGGCGGCGAGCCGGCGCAGCGCCGCGAGGGCCTGCCGGTCCTGTCCGGGGTTCTGCTGCTGGGCGTAGGACAGCGAGATGCTGCGCAACCCGTGCTGCG
Protein-coding regions in this window:
- a CDS encoding methylaspartate mutase E chain family protein, which produces MTAAAPFGEFVTRAQSRGALVVQPRMGFGDPALMREGLAATKAAAATTVGTLTLDSYTRVGDDESVARALRENAPLNGYPIVALPRATSLAVLDGLRDATFPVQVRHGSPRPEHIFAALIELGLDATEGGPVSYCLPYSRTPLRDAVASWRRSCLMLADTAGHGVVPHLESFGGCMLGQLCPPGLLVAISLLEGLFFAQHGLRSISLSYAQQQNPGQDRQALAALRRLAADLLPGVEWHIVLYAYMGVYPRTHGGALRLLGAAAELAVTAGAARLIVKTAAEAHRIPTIADNVEALELAADRAAGVRRLPDQDGAEVYEEALALVEAVLSLDHDVGDALIAAFARGLLDVPFCLHPDNAGRSRSYVDDHGRLLWSDTGAMPIPASRAGHPARRLTATGLLTALSGMQHRYDEGAP